In Coffea eugenioides isolate CCC68of chromosome 4, Ceug_1.0, whole genome shotgun sequence, the genomic stretch ttgtcctaatcaagaaataaccctaggtatgaCCTTAGAGTTCAATTTCTCAATTGCTTTAAGAATTAAAGAAGCCATGTTCTAATCAAATAACACGCTACAAGGGTTATTTTAAATTATCTCATATATCCCcttgacacaaatccaatcattCCAGTTACCACTAgtttaaagcaattaaacaattacggatttaattactctaattgattttaggTTTTTAGATTGCATTAAATATCGGGCGCTCTTGATATTCAAACAACATAATAGCCATAAGAAATTAAAGCAGAGGACATACGAATAtcagtaaataaaagaaataaatataattaattcgatttcacaattttagatgaaccaagtcttccgttgtttcttgactagaattaaAAGCTTAGTTCATCGTAATGGAAAAAGCCATGCATcaaaatatttgaattaatcccTGCGGCCATTCTCCAATTGcgatgaagaagaaaagaaaacgttTATTTGTTTCTTGTCAGGGAGAGAAAAAATACCTCCTAACTATTGACTAGTCTCCTCTCAAACGAAGAGATAAGGAAACGATAAAAATACCCTATTGTTTTTGTTTCCTACTACTGCTAAACTACTACTACCACTAATTGAATTCAAATTGTTCCTTCAAATCATATCTTATTCCAACAAGACAAATCATCCTATCCATCTGGTGAAACATCGGAGACTCTTGGAACCTCAATTCACGGTTGGAGATTGCGCTTCAACTCCTGAGCTTTTCGGACGCGCAGAGTTTTAATTTTGATGTGCCTACGCTGAATTACACAGAAATTAGTTAAAATTCACGTTCTTAACTCCTTTTCGCTCCGAATCCTTACCATCAACACCAAttatcaaatataagtagaattcATCAATTAATGCAATATTTACTAAAATAAAAGAGGGAAACAATTCATAAAAGTTAtaacaaaaatgcaacctatcactTTTGAATGATTTTAAGCAAATTAGTTTTAGCTAGTACTTTCTCCCTGAAATGTTTGACATAAAACTTAATTAGCCATGCATTTGATTTCTAAAAGAAACTTTTAAATAACAATTagttatttataatttatttaaGAAAGTTTTGTTTGTGAAAACCAATTCaaacaaattgaaagaaaatcTATGGCAAAAGAGCTTAGTCCAAAGCAGCGCAACAACATTGAGGATTGAGGCCTCATCAATCACCTTGAAATGAGATGAGccattttcaagaaaacagtGAAAATCTTCTTgttattttacccttttttttggcGGGTATGCAATTGTTGCTTGAATGCCTACATTATTGTTCTATCACCTATATTCATGGCTCTTATGTCTCAAACTTCCATCTGATTTCAGCACATATCAATTTAATTTAGTGCCAATAAAATGTTTGGCATAGAATTATAGTGGATTAGTACAAGATGAAAACTTAAAATATAACTAGCTAGCAGATTAAAGATAGAATTAATCTGTGCATAAAATTAAAAcattcccaaaaaaaatttagttaTGAATTTTTCATACATAAAGGCCCTTAAAGCCACGGTTACAGCACCAGATATGGAGTTGGCAACAATAATATTAGCTGTAAACTAAAATCTAGCTGATGACCTTGGACCGGAGACTCGAGCAACTGATGTGGATCTCTTCCTTCAACTATCAAGACTTATCAACACCAAGCAAGCTAGGTTAGCACTAACAAGAGGCAAAGTCATGAAGTTAGATAGTTTTGCTATCTAATTGCGAAGTCAGCAAATTTGATATTCTATGAAGCAAATTCAATGTTCTACTGGTATGCTTTTACCATCCCTGCTATGCTACCGATCGATACATATTCATCAGCAGCAAGGCACAATCCATTCTTTTGGTGTTTACTTTGATGTTGATCTTTTAACTGCCAAGCCTGCAAAAATCATTACATTTTCTCATTAGTTCAACAAAGGCTTTTTGAACCTTAGGAAATGTGATCGATGTATATGCATGGCTTTCATGGTAGCTGTTGATACTTGcaatagacaaaaaaaaaacaggtaATTGAGAAACATATTGCAAGCAGTTTAGAGAACTCACCGAACATGATTTCTGCAGCTGTTATTGAGATTGACTGATCTGCAGCAAGAAACAACTGGATCGCTTGGACAGAAATGCGTCTGAGTTACAGGATGAGGAACTGCTGATGCCAGGTTATTTTCCAAACAGGTCCTCCAGAAAATTGTCTCAGAAGTATTTGAGGCATTTGCCTTTTGAAACTTCAGTGTTCTAGGAAAGCAGCCAGGTTGTTTCCCTTGTTCTGGGGCAAATAGATCTTGGCACCCACAGTTTCGATACTTATCAGCTCCCAGTTGATGTTTTGGTGTCATCAAAGCAATACTTAGTGCATTTCCATCAGTATTTCTTATAGTTCTCACCAGCTCTTTTCCAATACAACAGGCATGTGAATTATGAGAACCACTTTCAGAGGAACCCGTTTCGACATACTTATCCACTGTTAAGGGTTTTGTAGAAATGGAATCCAATTTCTCTGATGGGTTGCTTTCACACTCCGTGGTGGATTGTGACCTATGATGCAACCTCCTGGAACAACTTGAAAAGCTGAAATATCGCTTCTTCACTTTGGCGTGTTCTTTTCCAGCAGAATCCAGAATAAGATTGATTCTTATTTCAACATTATAGCCCAGAGCATTCTGAAGTGCACCTGCTATGACTTTCCATTTCTTCTCAGCTTTTGACACATATTTTGAATGGTAAAACCCCAATTCAGCTACAGCTAGACCTGAGATTGAAAAAACAACTTTGTTAAACCAGAAGCTTTAATAGAATCTGCTATAGTTACAAGTCAAACGGGAGTAAGAACTGTGTGAACTGGTACAAGGACTTTGTAACATCAATTAGATCGTCAACAGCGGAAGAGCAGGTTAGACAAAAAACAAAAGCAGAAACCAAACCAGTGATGGACCTAAGCCGTAAGActttctttattcatttttctttaatacTTCTGAATTGATAATTGAAAATTCCAAGGAGTAATGTATAAGTAACAACAACTAGCAAAAACAAATTTAGCTGACAAATCGGCTAGTCCATTCTTGACTGTTAATGTCATGTAAGTTGCCAAGAGCTTGTCTTTGCTGCAATATGCAGCCAAATAGCTCTCTTGTATCCCATATACACCATACAGTGATGACCACTATCACTCTGTGGGACCAGATGTTTGCCATACTACTTGAGATAAAGACTAAGCTAGAAAGTTCTTACGGCCAATATAACTTTAAAAGGTGTTTCAAAAAGCCATGGTGTGGAATCCCTCGCGTAAAAGAGTTTAAATTTGATGATTATCTATTATCAATCCTTCATATAAATGACAAGGCATATTTCCTTTTTTGTTGTATTGGAAACTTTTTTCCCATTCTTCTATGATGATTGGTTTAAGATCCCCATTGTCGAGTTTTCTGTGCACTATGAGGTATAAACCCAAAGATCAGTTGTAAGAAGAGTACTTGACCATGGAAAGCAGTCATTGTTACAATAGAAGTTGACCAGTTCGGTCCCAGTTATTCAACACAAGTTATATTCAACACAAGCACATGCCTTCCACAAATATCTTCTAAATGTTTACAATTATTTGCCATATATTTCAAAATAATGATCAGTTTTATGAATCCTacaaaattaattgaaacaCAGACATTGCATAAACAGAAGAAAGAACCAGTTTGGAACTTACATTTATCAAAATCAGCAGACCAAATCTTTCTTGCACCTTTCCCTCAGTGTAAACCAAGAAAAACATAGGGAAGTGAAACATACTGAACGAGCTACTTTAGGAAGACTTTGCATTCAAAACAAGTAGCCACTAAAGCCCTTTGTATAACCATTGAACTTAGCAAGTCAATTTCCCATCAAAAATCTATTTTGAGTGTGAGAATATAGGTAGGAATAATACCTTGTCTAAGATTAATAGACAATAACTTCCCCCTTTTCTGTAAGTTCCCATCAACAATCTATTTTGAGTGTGAGAATATATGCAGGAATAATACCTTGTCTAAGATTAATAGACAATAACTTCCCCCTTTTCTGCAGGAAGCTCTTCAATGAACTAGATTCACATATACCAGCAGCTGTCTTCCATACAGATTCTAAAGTCTGCTCACGGCCCTGCATCCCCATCTTGCAAGACTCGCTGCTGTCGCGTGCACAGGTTACAAGATGCTTCAAACTCTCAGTAGTGGATGAGGTGCTGCAAAAATCACCATCTGCAGTAAAAACTAGAGCTTAAACATGAAATGCACCAATATAATCTCTTATAAAAACCAAACACTTGGTACCTAAAGCAAGGAAATAAGAGTAGTGTACATATCCTAACCATTCTTACCTCTTGGCTGCATGGTTTTTATGCACAACCTCGATTCATTAGAATCCAGTGAAGACCCCACAGAACTTAACTGAAGAAGAGCTACAGTAAGCCAAGTAGTCTGGTTCTTTGACATCCTCAGTTGCTTTTCAGTTTCAGAAAGTATTTTAAGAGCATGACTTAATTGCTGCATGTCAGCTTCAGCTATGTCATAAAAGTAGCACTTCTTTAGAAAGCAGACATGAAGAAAATGATATATGTGATGTAGTATCAGTATTAACAAATATCTTTAAATTAGTATAAGATAGATTTTGAAATAAGGCAATGATAGTTATGAAAGCAGTTATACTCCTACTGTCCTTTAAGgttaaaaatttgaaattaagaCTTACAAGTACTTCTTCCAAAAAGCCTTCTTGGGATTTCGGAGGCTTCTTCTTGACATTTTCCAGCAAGACCATCCATTATGATATTTGCTAGTTGTGAGACGAGATGCAAGGGATCTATCCTTGATCTCATTAGCTCTCTGGCCCTTTTAACTGTTTCAGGAGTATTAGACGATAGTGCTAGATGCAGTAAATCAAACAATTCGTCATCAGAAACAACTCCCATCTGACCAATGCAACACAAAGTTAGTTTGCCGATATGTGAGAAAAAGAATTCTGAATTCAGAGTATAACACCTACCAATTCATAGACCAGGGTCATCGTAATCTTTTTCCCAATCAAACTCAACTGCTCAAGCATCATCTCAGCATCTCGTAGTGAGCCATTTGATTTAGTGGCAATGTAGTCCAAAGCATCTTGGTCAAAGTCAAATCCTTCTTCCAGACAAATTTTTCCCAATCGACTGGCAATATCGgcttgttttatttttggaaaatggTATCTTTGAGACCGTGATACTGCACTACGGGGCAACTTATGAAGGTCAGGAGTTACCATTATGAAGACAACACGGCAAGAAATGTCCTCAAGATTGTTCAAAAATGTTGCCCATGTATCCTCTCGCAATAAGTGGCACTCATCAATTATCAAAACCTTGAAAGGTGAAGATGACAGAGAATTCTCAGCATTCTTAATGATTGCTCTAATCCTTTGTGTTTTATTGACTTTCAGAGAATCCACTTCCTTGACATTGCTTCCCTTTCCAGAGAAGAATAGGAAACATTCTCGACAATGACCACAAGGTTTGGCAGTATCAGGTGAAAGACAATTCAATGCAGCAGCAAAAATCCTAGCAGCAGATGTTTTACCAGTACCACAGGGACCATGAAAGAGATAAAAGGAACTTATCCTCCCATTTGAGATTGAACTTAGAAGAGACCTCGCCACCAGATTTTGGCCCACCAAGTCACTAAATGATTTTGGCCTGAACTTTTGACTAAGACTTCGAGGACTTTCTGAATATAAAGTAACTCCATTGTTCATGTGGTTGCATCCCCTTCTCCATTCAGAAGTGTGTGCCTCCCCTGCACCAGCTGGTAAAAAAGGTTGGTCTTCTGCATCAAGATGATGATTTGACTCTCTAAGCCTAGGTGGTCTTGACCAACAATGGCCTATACCACATCCACATTGCCTAGAATCCAAAGCATCAGCATCCTCATCTCCATTCAAAGATATTCCACAGCTTGATCCTCCAAGCAGAGCATCACTCATGGATAAGGAAGGACTGCCAACACGACTCAGGACATCACCCGCTGCTGATCTACATGATCTACTTTGCTTCctattttggtattttttacTATATCTATTACGATAAAGCTTTTCATCATGTATTGATCCTTCATTTGGTTCATTACATGATCCCACCCCCTCCAAACAGTCGGTGGAAGATGCTACACAAGCCAACTCCAATCCTTTGTCCCTGTGATTGCTGCAATATCTCTCACTTAGTGATTTGTTTGCACATAACATCTCCAGGCTTGGTTGACCTATAGTAGATCCTTCAACATGCATATTCCTGAAAGGGGCAGAGCCCTTGTTTCCATCCTGACAAGAATCTTCATGTGAGACTAACTCGGCATTAGATTTTCTTGAGTAGTACAGCTGTTGACCATTTCCATGGCGATCCCTTTCATCATCTAGCCTCCGGTCTTCAATATCAAACATGCCTGTTTCAACATTGACAAATTCCTTTGTCTTATTTTCAAAACCCAAAGTAATTGCATTGTTTGAATTCGTTTCCCAGTTCAGATTCTCCACCAAAGGAGAAAACTTGCTCAGTGAATTGGTTGATGGATCTCTAAGAGATCTCACTCTCCTAAGTGCTACTAATGCTCTCGAGATAGGAACATCAACAGAATGCCTCCTTCCATCCATCACCTCCGAAAGGCATATACCACTTAAGGCACTAAAATTGTTAGCTTTCACAAGTTACAAGAGAATGCTCCATTCACAACCTGAAATTCACCGGAAATTGACATTCAAAAGCCCATTTTCACCCCAAAAGCCACTCAATCATGCATACGCAGTTGAATTACACAATTCCCAGACATTTTCTTCTCCagaaaagaaaaccaaaagtacattaaaatgctaaaaattaCGGATCATCATAGCAAACACCAAAAGACTCAAAAAAGAACAAGCCATcaaaaatatcaaccaaaagTAACACGGTATGATTTCCACAGGATTCGAGCTTTTATTtccacaaaaaaattaaaaaaacaaaaagcaaCTTAGGTGTTTCAGCTAAAAAGTAAATACTTGGTAACCTCTAGCAGACATTTTGATAAAgattttatacaaaaaaaaaaaaaaaaaacacaaaaagcaTACGGACTTTAATGGTTCAACCTCAATGTATTGCATAAACAACTTAAAGCTAGATGTGCTACCTTTCCTCAAAGAAAGACATTTGCCAAAAGTTTGGAGAGGCCACTAGCCATTTTTGCACCTGATATAAAAAAACAAACATAAACAACAAATCATCATTCAACCACACCTTTCCTCACACACTCACACACTAGAAAATGTGCTTTTAAAAAACAAACCTCCCCTTCACTCAACTGAAAGCTAGAAATAAAGGGTCAGCCCCATCTTCTCCCCAAGAATAGAAAAtcgactaaataaataaaaagattgAGTATAACTTATAAAGAAAGAatcttttgaattcaaaatgCACCAAGAATAGAATATACTAATTGCCATGAAACCATGTTTATACTCAACTAATATAGTATTATTCCTAGAAAACCAACAATGTGAATACGACAAGTTTGAAAAACTTCAAGAAAAACAAGCAGACACATGAAAACACAGGAAACCTGTGGATTGTTGCAATAGAAGCAAGGAAAATGGGGTGTAATTAAATTACCAATCTGCATTGAGAGTCACGAGATTTTCCAATGCAAGAAGCGAGAAAAGTGGGACGACCAAAGAGAAGAGACCCTTTATGCCTACAATCAAAAAGGGTAGAAGGGTCTTGGTATTTGAGTGAAAAAAGCATGTACATTGCTGACAACAA encodes the following:
- the LOC113768697 gene encoding protein STICHEL-like 2, whose translation is MDGRRHSVDVPISRALVALRRVRSLRDPSTNSLSKFSPLVENLNWETNSNNAITLGFENKTKEFVNVETGMFDIEDRRLDDERDRHGNGQQLYYSRKSNAELGSAPFRNMHVEGSTIGQPSLEMLCANKSLSERYCSNHRDKGLELACVASSTDCLEGVGSCNEPNEGSIHDEKLYRNRYSKKYQNRKQSRSCRSAAGDVLSRVGSPSLSMSDALLGGSSCGISLNGDEDADALDSRQCGCGIGHCWSRPPRLRESNHHLDAEDQPFLPAGAGEAHTSEWRRGCNHMNNGVTLYSESPRSLSQKFRPKSFSDLVGQNLVARSLLSSISNGRISSFYLFHGPCGTGKTSAARIFAAALNCLSPDTAKPCGHCRECFLFFSGKGSNVKEVDSLKVNKTQRIRAIIKNAENSLSSSPFKVLIIDECHLLREDTWATFLNNLEDISCRVVFIMVTPDLHKLPRSAVSRSQRYHFPKIKQADIASRLGKICLEEGFDFDQDALDYIATKSNGSLRDAEMMLEQLSLIGKKITMTLVYELMGVVSDDELFDLLHLALSSNTPETVKRARELMRSRIDPLHLVSQLANIIMDGLAGKCQEEASEIPRRLFGRSTSEADMQQLSHALKILSETEKQLRMSKNQTTWLTVALLQLSSVGSSLDSNESRLCIKTMQPRDGDFCSTSSTTESLKHLVTCARDSSESCKMGMQGREQTLESVWKTAAGICESSSLKSFLQKRGKLLSINLRQGLAVAELGFYHSKYVSKAEKKWKVIAGALQNALGYNVEIRINLILDSAGKEHAKVKKRYFSFSSCSRRLHHRSQSTTECESNPSEKLDSISTKPLTVDKYVETGSSESGSHNSHACCIGKELVRTIRNTDGNALSIALMTPKHQLGADKYRNCGCQDLFAPEQGKQPGCFPRTLKFQKANASNTSETIFWRTCLENNLASAVPHPVTQTHFCPSDPVVSCCRSVNLNNSCRNHVRLGS